The genomic interval ACCAACGACTCCGCCTCCTCTATACTGGCAGCAATGGGCTTTTCTATCAATACATGTATCCCCGCCTTGAGACAGTCTAACCCAACCTTGTAATGCAGCCTGGTGGGCACGGCAATACACACCGCCTCCACATGAGGCAACAAATCCAAGTAGTTTTCAAAAAAATGTACCCTGTATTTACTCGCCACATCTAAACCCCTTTCCACATTCACATCGGCAACCCCCACTAACTCCACATCCTTTAGTAAACTTAATACCCGCGTGTGGTGTTGCCCCATATTTCCCACTCCTATTACCCCCACCCTTAAAGGTTTTTCGTAGTTTTTATGTATTATCAAATGTTCAGAAGAAAGTCTTTGATTCTTCATCGGTTAAACACTCCTCAACACAAAATAATTTCCCACTTCATGGACTAAACTAACTCAGATACTATCACAGTTTTAATTGTATTTGGTCCGCAGTTGAGGTAAGATAAACACTGACGTCGTCTATATGACGTCATGTAGGCCTGCGTTGACATCATCATTAATTTAAGACAAACTTTAACTAAATTTCTAAAAATCAGGAGTATATTAAGAGTTAAATGAGTCCCTTTAACACTGTCAAAACCTTTGCCAATCCAGCCAATGACAACCGTCGTTTTCTCGTTGAAGTAGTGGGAATCTCCAAAAAGGATGGGAATAATTTCAACTATCCCATCCGCTTCTGTGGCAGCACTTTCATCGTAGTGCCCTATGCCAGAATGAACCAAGAAATGCGACGAATTCACCTGTTGGGAGGGAAAATCGTCAATATCACCCCCCTGGATGGGAATTCCACCGTTTCTTCCCCCCCAGCTAACCCTAACGTAAAAACTGATGTGAAACCCATGACTGTCAAATCCAAAGAGAAAAAAGACATCCCCCTTAACATCTATAAACCCTCTAACCCCTACATCGGCAAGTGTATTGAAAACTACGACTTGGTTGCCGAAGGGGGTAGTGGTATTGTCCGTCACATCACCTTCGACATCTCTGGCGGCAATCTCCGCTATCTAGAAGGCCAAAGTATCGGTATTATCCCCCCCGGCGTCGACAAAAATGGCAAACCCCATAAAGTACGTTTGTACTCTATCGCCTCTACCCGCCATGGCGATACCAGAGACGGCCAAACTGTATCTCTCTGTGTACGCCTGTTAGAATACAAAAATGAAGCAGGAGAAACAGTATATGGGGTATGTTCCAGTTACCTTTGTAACCTGAAAGTAGGGGAAGAAGTTAAAATAACTGGGCCAGTAGGAAAAGAAATGCTACTGCCAGACGATGAAGAGGCTAATATTATCATGTTAGCCACCGGCACCGGCATCGCACCCTTCCGTGCCTTCCTGTGGCGGATGTTTAAAGAAAAAGACTTAAACCCCGACTATCAGTTTAGAGGATTTGCCTGGTTGATTTTCGGCATCCCCTATACTCAGAATATCCTCTATAGGCAGGATTTGGAAGAGATGGCCGCCCAGTATCCCAACCACTTCCGTCTCACCTATGCCATCAGCCGGGAGCAGAAAACCCCTGACGGTGGTAAAATGTATGTCCAAAATCGTGTCAGCGAGTATGCCGATCAGTTGTTTGAATTAATACAAAAACCCAATACTCATGTTTACATGTGTGGTTTGAAAGGGATGGAACCCCCCATCTCCGAAACCTTCGCCGCTGAAGCCGCAAAAAGAGGCATGAATTGGGAAGAATTGCGCAAACAGATGAAGAAAGAAGAGCGTTGGCACGTGGAGGTATACTAGGGACTAGGGATTAGGATGTAGGGGTTTGTTATGATAAAGGGGCGGCATTGCAATACAAAACTCATATTGCAGTACGCCCTTTTTTATTGCCCCGGTTTTGGTGTTTCTAGGGGTATCGGCGCCACAGGCTGACTGGTTTCGTTTCTGGGAGGCCTTGGTTCTTGATTTGGGTCTTTTATTGTGCTAGGATGGGGCATTAAGAAAAGAACAACCGCCGCCGCCGCAAAGAACACAAATCCCAAGGCAGCCGGTGCACTCTGTTCTACTGGGTTTTTCTCCCCTCTTTTATAATGTCTTGGTAAGGGCTTGACTTCGTCCCTTAATTGTGGTAGAGTGTAGGGGTCTACTATTAACTGGTCTAAAGTGTCCAACAAGTCGAAAAGCTGAACTGTAGTTAATTCTATTTGCCACTGTTTCTCTATATTGTCCTTTTCAGGTTGCCAGGTCAGCAGGTGTCTTTTTCTTTCTGGGATAAAACTAAAAGAGATATGGTGGTGATTGTCAGCAAATTCCACAGGGTGTGGTAAGCCGCTTAAGAATTGTTGACAGTAGGCACTAGTTGCCCTTAATAAGTGTTCTAAGAAGACTAACCCCCCCTGTAAAGTTAAAGGATGGCCCACTATTTGCAAGTTAACTAGACTCACCACTGACATGGTGGGTAGAGGGGTTTGATTGTTTTTCTCCTCTTGGGCAAAACCCTGTAAAGAGAGAATACAATTGGGAGAGGTGTATACTCGTTCCACAAGCTGACTCATACTAGTAGAATAACACAGTTATTGTATTGGCCTACAATTATAAACCCCCACCCCATACAGGTTTATGATTATAAATCCCTATACCCCCTCATGGAACAAAACCAAGCCATTGTCGCAGATTTTCCTTTTGTCGTTGACTAAGACGTTTGCGAATTCTCACTTGATAACTACCCAGGGGAGAAGCTAAACAGACTTTTACTGTTTTCAGAATATCCTTCTGGAAGACAGTCAACTCAATCCAGTCTCCCACTTGGTAGTCTTGCAGTCTATCTGAGAGGGTTTCCGCCGTTACCCTAAAACCATCTATAGCTAATAACTCATCCCCCGCACAAATCCCCCCCTTCCCCGCCGGCGAGTTGGCATCCACAAAGGTAATTCTATCTACGTTTCCCTCCCTTTGCACATTTATCCCCAGATAGGGAGTATTATTTTCCTCTGCCTTGGGCTCTAAAATTAAACCAAATGGTTCAAAATATTTATTAAAGGGTAGTTCTGTTGTTGTCTCCAGACATAAATGTAAAAATTCTGATAAATCCTGGTTGGCTACCTCCTCAATCACCCCCTGTAATTCCTCCGGGGTAAAGCCAATTTCCTCCCTCCCGAATCTTTGCCACATTATCCTCATCACATCATCAAAAGATTTACGGTTATCACTGTTATTCCTTATCAGTAAATCCAGCAACATTGTCACTAATTCTCCCTTGAGATAGTAAGATATTTGATTGTTTTTACTATAGGCATCCTGTCTATATAACTTAATCCAGGCGTCAAAACTAGACTCAGATAAAGACTGAATCTTCCTTCCCGGAGTGTTGAAATACTGACTTATTTCCTTGCTTAGCAATTCCAGAAATCTTGAAACACCATATATCCCCGCCCGCAGGGGAATCAGTAAATCATAGTAACTGGTAGCCCCCTCACAAAACCACAACGATGTGGTATAATTCTCCTGGTCGTAATCGAATTTTTCTAACTCCTTAGGACGAATTCTTTTCACATTCCAAAGGTGGAAAAACTCATGAGCCACTAACTGCATAAATTGATAATATTTCTCTGGTTTCCGAAAGCCAAAACGATGGTAATTTAAAACACAACAATTTTTGTGCTCCAACCCGCCAAACCCCTCCCCCGACAGATGCAGGATGAATTTGTATTCTGAATAGGGGAGACTGCCAAAGATTTCCGCCGTGGTTTTTATGATTCTCTTGGTATCATAAATTACTCGGTCTATGTCTATATTTCCCCTCCCCCAAACAACCCACTGATGGGGCTTATCATCTACAGTGAAATCATACACCTCCTGGACACCTATTTCAAAGGGACTATCCACCAAGGTGTCAAAATTTTCTGCCAAAAATGTGTTCTTATTTTTAGTAGCAGGAAGAGGGGTAGATATCCGCCAATTATCGGGAGAAAAAATAGTCACCGTGATGGGATGAGCTTCATAGTTCGGTATATAAAAAAATAAAGCAGCGCCATTGAAAAAACCGTGAGTTGAATCCAGATGATTAGTCCTTACCGTCAACTCGTTGCTATACACCTGATATTTTATCATAATATCATCGCAATCTTCTGTAAAGACTAGCCAATGATTCTTCCTCAATTTCCGCCATTGCAGGGGTTTTTTACTCCTACCATAGGCCTGAAAATTTTGTACGTTTCTACTATATTCTCTTATTAAATATGAACCTGGAGTCCACACCGGCATCTTCAAATTCAACTGGTTTTCCCTCCAATTACTCACCCTCAATTCCACCTCAAATAAGTGAGATTCTGGTTGAGGCATTGCTACCCTATAACTGAGGCTTATTTCCTTCTCTTCCATTGCACTTTGCCATCTTATAACTCCCATCTATTTTAACAAAACTTAGCAAATCATCCACTCAGTGGGGTAGCCTCTGCCAGTAAAAACCTTTAAGTATTTCTCGTAAGAGAAAATTTTTAATGGTAAAAAAAATAAAATACTCTGGACAAAAAAGCCACAAAAAATCTATAATTTACTCAGAGTAAAATTTACAGCATTAGCCGATACAAAGGAGAGGCATATGCTTAAAAAAATAGCTTCTTTCCTGCAAAAAGATGTGAGCGAGTTGGTAAAGGGAGGCCAACAAAAAAAAGAAGTACCAGAAAGTGGTGTTAGTTTACATAACCAATTTCTGGCAGAGATGAAAGTCTTAGCATCCATCGCCAAGACACTAGATAATCCCAATTTTAAAACCCCCGACTTCGGCTACTATCTGGAAATAAAATCGCACTTCCTATCAAATGACAAGGGCTACGAGGGGTTGAATGAGATTGTGGAATTATTGTCTCTGGCAGTTTCTGCCCAAAGTAGTTTCCAACAAATGGCACAAATAGAATTGCGTTATTTGAGCAGTAAACAACAAGAGTATTATAATTTTGTTTTTCTCCTTTTGGAAGAAATGTTTGGCGACGAGCCTCAAGGGAAAGAAAACCACAATAATCAGCCAAGAAAACGTTATGACAGGCAAGAATTTTTGCGGAAAATTCGGGAGAAATTAGAAGAGATTACACCGGAGTTGAAGACAGAGGAAGGAAGACAAGCATTGGTAGAGTATAAAGACTGTCTAGAAAGTTTGGCTAGCGAAAGGGAATTCGGCTTGAAACTGTTATACCTCTTCAAAAGATACAACTTCACCGATTTTGCCACCCTACGAACTATATCTGACATGATGGCTTATTTGCAAGATAAAAATGTAAAAAATATGAAGGCGATGGAGGATTTGGTGGAGAAGAATCAACATATATTTGTTTCCTTGGGGAGGATAATTGGGTTGCCAAGAAACAGAGAAAATCCAGAAACCTACGGAAAAATGTTACAATACCTGGTGCTGGAAAGCAAGCACAAAAACACCATACAACAGTTTATGAAATTAATGGAGGTAATGAATTCCTGGAAAGAATTCTATGGCAAACTCCTAGAAATTAGAAGTCAATATCCGGAAAATGAGTATCAACTCCCACCAGAATTCAAAAAAGAAATACCCGGCTTGTCTATCTACGAGAATTACGAAAAATACATCAGGCTTTTTGAGGAAAAAGTAAACAGTTAGGGTTTGACAACCACATACTGGGTGACAGGAGTCATTGGCTTCCAGGAGAAAAACTTGCCAAGAGGAGTAGCCTTTTGGATAGCCAGACGAATAAGATTCCCTCCCCACTTTCGGAGGCATCGGTATAATATCGCCTCACCCTCCACAGTGACAGTATTAGCCACCAGTTTGCCACCCGGTTTGAGAAACTGCCAACAGGTTTCTACCAGTTGTGGGGTAGTAATGCCGCCGCCTATGAATATGGCATCTGGGGAGGGAAGATTATGTAGGGCTTCAGGCGCACTCCCTGCTATAATCTGCAAATGAGGAGTGCCCAAAGCAATAGCATTGTCGGCGATATACTGTAGACGCTGAGGGTGTTTCTCAATGGCAATAGCTTTACAACGAGAATCACTACGAAGCCATTCTATACTAATTGAACCACATCCTGCCCCCACATCCCAAAGAAGTTGATAGGGCAAAGGAGATAGAGTAGAGAGGGTTATAGCACGGATTTCCCTTTTTGTCAACTGTCCATCATTCAGATAAGCCTCGTCAGGCAACCCGGGAATACGGGGATTGAGAATAGGGGTAGCCGGAGAATCCGGATGACAGACAACAGCAATAGTATTCAAGTCAGCCAAGTCAGCGTGATGCCATTGACAAGCTATTCCCTTGACAATTCTTTCCCTCTTACCACCGAGACATTCCAAAACCACCATTTCTGAGTTGCCATAACCCTTTTGTGTGAGGAGGGAAGCCACCTGTAGAGGAGTTTGCCCATTAGCGCTTAGAATTAATAAACGAGCCTGGGGGTATAAAAAGCGATGTAGTAAAGCAAAATTACGCCCACATAGACTAACAGTTTCCACCTCAGACAACGACCAACCCAAACGAGCACAAGCTAAACTAAAAACAGAAGGGGAAGGAATAATAGTAATCTCCTGTAGAGGGAAACGACGGCAAAGAGTAACCCCAATACCATACCACATAGGGTCACCACTAGCCAAGACACAAACTGCCTTGCCTCGGTATGTCTCTATTTCCTGGAGAGAGTTTTCCAAGGGGGATTGTAAAACAATTTTTTTCCTGGTATCCTCAGGGGATAAAAACTCAAGGTGACGTCTACCACCAGCAATCACCTCCGCCTGTTGCAGTAGAAACCTAGCCACAGGGGAAAGAGACTCTAAACCCTCTTCGGTTATGCCTATAATAGACAACCACTTGCCATAATTAGTCATAATAGAGTCTGACTAGAAAGGGAGGAGAAAAATTGAATTGGCCACTACCAGCAAAGAAATGCCCAGGATTATATTATGGCACGGAAGCAAAAGATGGATTTCTACTCAGAATAAGAGTTGCCGGGGGAATACTAACTCTGCCACAGATGGAAGCCATAGAATTACTATTAGACTGCTGTAAACAGGAGAAGATACAGGTTACCAATAGGGGAAACCTACAACTGAGGGGGTTAACACAGTCGCCTCCCAACTATATCTACCAGAAACTACAAGAAGTTGGTTTAGCCAGTCGTCAATTACAAATAGATCATCTGCGTAATATAATGATAAGCCCCACGGCAGGCATTGATGCAGAAGAATTGGTAGATACCCGTGTTTGGCTGAAACAGATAATCACCTACATGGAAGATAACCCCAACAAAATAGCAACCCTACCTGCTAAATTCAGTATTGGCATAGATGGAGGCGGTATTGTAGGTATTGGCAGTCGTCCTAGTGTTTTAGCATACCACCGCTATAACGAAATCCAGTTTACCGCCACCAGGGTAAAAGAGAGAATACTATTTCACCTGGAGTTTGGGGGGAGAAAGACACTCATCCCCACCGGCATTCTTATACCCCCAGAATATCTAATAACCTGTTTGGATAGCCTGATAGAGATATATCGCCAGCATATAAACAGTAATATAGACAGTAAAAAGGTAGGGCATCGTTTACCAGACTTGATACAACAGTGGGGAGTGTCAGAATATTGGCGTCGGGTAACAGAGGTAAATAGTTTCCCTTACGAGACAAAAGAGGTGAAATTACCCCCCACCCCTTCTACAACCCACCTAGGATTGTACAGACAAAAACAGGAGGGGTTATACTATTTGGGAGTAGCCCCATCCCTAGGCTATATTACTAAAAAACAATGGCGGGGGTTAATGCAGTTGGTAGAAAAAACCGGCTGTGGCGAAATACGTCTTACCCCCTGGCAGTCAATCATAATTCCCAACCTGTCTGATGACACCACAAAACAGACAACAGCATCCCTAGAAGAGTTAGGATTATCTGTAAGGGAAAACAACAGTAGAGGGAAAGTGGTAGCTTGCGTAGGGAAAACCGGTTGCAAGGCAGCAATAACAGAATCAGAAACCCATGCCAGGGTGGCAATAGGGCATCTACAAGGGAGAAAACAAGACAAACACTCCTTCACCATCCATTTTAGCGGCTGCGGCAAGTGCTGCGCCCAAACCACACCAGCCACATTGAGTTTTATCGGCTGTTGGTTGTGGCGAGACGGCAAAGCAGTAGAAGGCTATAAAATCTACCACAAGGAGTCACTAATAGCATCGTTAGCCGCAGAAAAAGCCATATCTCTTCTCCCAGAATTGTTGAAAAGTCTAGACAGCTAGAAAAAAAAACAGCCGCGCCTAGGTAGGAAAACCAGTCTACCACCACGGCTGGCGCGAATCTAGAGGCATTATATTATCGTCATTTTTATTATAGAGAAGAACCGAGACCGGAGTAGGCACCATAGAAGAAAATCCCCACCACCACTAAAATCCCAGTCACAGCTATAGTGCCTACTATCCAGAGGGGGATTCTGGCTTCTCCCATACAAACCTCCTTATGCTATTCTAATTGAAAAAGTAACTAGAAAATAACAGACCCAATACAGAAATCAATAACAAACCCAAGTACAGCGAAGTACGGTTTAATTCAACCGGCATTCTGTTTGGGTTAGGATTTTTTTGAAGCATACTTGTCACCCCTTTATTATCTTTGGATAAACTGCATAGCAGTGATGGCGCCAATAAAGAAGACAGTAGGTACAGCTAACAGGTGTACGGCTAACCATCTTACAGTAAAAATAGGATAAGATACTGGTTCGTTAGGATTCCGACTAGTCATAGGCCCCCTATTTAGTAAACTCTTCTATTTGTTTGATAGCATTGTAACGGTCGGTTATAATAGGCAATTCCTGACGAGTTTCAGTGAAATACTCATCAGGACGAGGTGTACCGAATATATCATAAGCCAAACCGGTGCTGACAAACAACCAGCCGGCAATGAATAACATAGGTATAGTAATACTGTGGATAACCCAGTAACGGACACTGGTAATAATATCAGAGAATGGGCGCTCACCGGTGCTACCTGCCATAATTAAACCTATCCTCCTACTACTATTCGTTAACTAATTTACAACATCTAGGGTAAAGCAGGAAGAGACAAAGGCCTCTAAGCCGACTTTTCTGTTTCATATTTTAACAGAACACCACGCTCCCCCAAAACAAAACCTTTATCGTCGGGGAAGAAAAGGATTTTATAGAAATTAGAGGGGATAGATTCCACTTCTGTATCCTTCTGCCAAGTTTTGCCACCATCCCTACTCACCAACAAATCCCCACTGCCACCCGCCAACCAGATTTCCCCATCGTGAGTAGCTAAATCTAAGAAACCCCAACCTGCGCCCTTTTCCGGCGTTATCGCTTCCCCCCAGTCTTCTGGATTAGGGGTGGAGGTTAGCTGAATTTGCCCCCCCCTTGCAATCAACCACATTCTCCCATCTTCAAAAAACCCCATATTCTGTAGACGACGAGAGGAAGTGCGTTGATGAGGAGTCCATTGTTTTTGTCCCGGTTCCCAGGTAGAATAGAAATTACCACGGGAACTTACGGCTACATACTTCCCATCCGCTGAGCGGTTGATGTTACGGGCAACCCCCACAGCAGCCTCTACTAGGGCTTTCCAGGTTTTGCCCCCATCAGTAGTCTTGTAAATGGCACCCAGATTGGTTACCATTTCTGCAGTGCCCTCCCCTAGGGCTATTATATCATAGGGGCCCCCCGGTAACTGGTCGCTCAGGGGTATTCTCTCCCAGTTATCCCCCCCATCTTTAGTATGTAACAACATAGAGGGTACACCTGTAATCCAGCCCTCCTGCCCACAAAAACTAACACCAGTAAAATCCACCTTCTCGTCTTCTAACACAACAATCTTCTTCTGCCAGGTTTCCCCTCCATCCCTAGTCTCAAATAAAGCAGCTTTTGTGCCTACCAACCAACCTCTTTTACCATCATCGGTAAAGGCTAAGTCGGCAAAGGTAGCATCCGTATCCAACTGAATCAGTTTCCAGGGATTCTTCTCCAATGAGGGTATGGAAGCACACCCCAGACACAGATAACAAACTACTATAGACACTACAACGGTCCTTATTAGCCTCATAAAACCACAATTCTGCTAGACTAATATCTAATCTAAGGCATATAGGCTCATAAAGAAGAGAAATGCCAAG from Geminocystis sp. M7585_C2015_104 carries:
- a CDS encoding ferredoxin-NADP reductase, producing the protein MSPFNTVKTFANPANDNRRFLVEVVGISKKDGNNFNYPIRFCGSTFIVVPYARMNQEMRRIHLLGGKIVNITPLDGNSTVSSPPANPNVKTDVKPMTVKSKEKKDIPLNIYKPSNPYIGKCIENYDLVAEGGSGIVRHITFDISGGNLRYLEGQSIGIIPPGVDKNGKPHKVRLYSIASTRHGDTRDGQTVSLCVRLLEYKNEAGETVYGVCSSYLCNLKVGEEVKITGPVGKEMLLPDDEEANIIMLATGTGIAPFRAFLWRMFKEKDLNPDYQFRGFAWLIFGIPYTQNILYRQDLEEMAAQYPNHFRLTYAISREQKTPDGGKMYVQNRVSEYADQLFELIQKPNTHVYMCGLKGMEPPISETFAAEAAKRGMNWEELRKQMKKEERWHVEVY
- a CDS encoding DUF4335 domain-containing protein, yielding MSQLVERVYTSPNCILSLQGFAQEEKNNQTPLPTMSVVSLVNLQIVGHPLTLQGGLVFLEHLLRATSAYCQQFLSGLPHPVEFADNHHHISFSFIPERKRHLLTWQPEKDNIEKQWQIELTTVQLFDLLDTLDQLIVDPYTLPQLRDEVKPLPRHYKRGEKNPVEQSAPAALGFVFFAAAAVVLFLMPHPSTIKDPNQEPRPPRNETSQPVAPIPLETPKPGQ
- a CDS encoding M61 family metallopeptidase, whose product is MPQPESHLFEVELRVSNWRENQLNLKMPVWTPGSYLIREYSRNVQNFQAYGRSKKPLQWRKLRKNHWLVFTEDCDDIMIKYQVYSNELTVRTNHLDSTHGFFNGAALFFYIPNYEAHPITVTIFSPDNWRISTPLPATKNKNTFLAENFDTLVDSPFEIGVQEVYDFTVDDKPHQWVVWGRGNIDIDRVIYDTKRIIKTTAEIFGSLPYSEYKFILHLSGEGFGGLEHKNCCVLNYHRFGFRKPEKYYQFMQLVAHEFFHLWNVKRIRPKELEKFDYDQENYTTSLWFCEGATSYYDLLIPLRAGIYGVSRFLELLSKEISQYFNTPGRKIQSLSESSFDAWIKLYRQDAYSKNNQISYYLKGELVTMLLDLLIRNNSDNRKSFDDVMRIMWQRFGREEIGFTPEELQGVIEEVANQDLSEFLHLCLETTTELPFNKYFEPFGLILEPKAEENNTPYLGINVQREGNVDRITFVDANSPAGKGGICAGDELLAIDGFRVTAETLSDRLQDYQVGDWIELTVFQKDILKTVKVCLASPLGSYQVRIRKRLSQRQKENLRQWLGFVP
- the cbiE gene encoding precorrin-6y C5,15-methyltransferase (decarboxylating) subunit CbiE; the encoded protein is MTNYGKWLSIIGITEEGLESLSPVARFLLQQAEVIAGGRRHLEFLSPEDTRKKIVLQSPLENSLQEIETYRGKAVCVLASGDPMWYGIGVTLCRRFPLQEITIIPSPSVFSLACARLGWSLSEVETVSLCGRNFALLHRFLYPQARLLILSANGQTPLQVASLLTQKGYGNSEMVVLECLGGKRERIVKGIACQWHHADLADLNTIAVVCHPDSPATPILNPRIPGLPDEAYLNDGQLTKREIRAITLSTLSPLPYQLLWDVGAGCGSISIEWLRSDSRCKAIAIEKHPQRLQYIADNAIALGTPHLQIIAGSAPEALHNLPSPDAIFIGGGITTPQLVETCWQFLKPGGKLVANTVTVEGEAILYRCLRKWGGNLIRLAIQKATPLGKFFSWKPMTPVTQYVVVKP
- the cobG gene encoding precorrin-3B synthase, yielding MNWPLPAKKCPGLYYGTEAKDGFLLRIRVAGGILTLPQMEAIELLLDCCKQEKIQVTNRGNLQLRGLTQSPPNYIYQKLQEVGLASRQLQIDHLRNIMISPTAGIDAEELVDTRVWLKQIITYMEDNPNKIATLPAKFSIGIDGGGIVGIGSRPSVLAYHRYNEIQFTATRVKERILFHLEFGGRKTLIPTGILIPPEYLITCLDSLIEIYRQHINSNIDSKKVGHRLPDLIQQWGVSEYWRRVTEVNSFPYETKEVKLPPTPSTTHLGLYRQKQEGLYYLGVAPSLGYITKKQWRGLMQLVEKTGCGEIRLTPWQSIIIPNLSDDTTKQTTASLEELGLSVRENNSRGKVVACVGKTGCKAAITESETHARVAIGHLQGRKQDKHSFTIHFSGCGKCCAQTTPATLSFIGCWLWRDGKAVEGYKIYHKESLIASLAAEKAISLLPELLKSLDS
- a CDS encoding photosystem II reaction center protein J; amino-acid sequence: MGEARIPLWIVGTIAVTGILVVVGIFFYGAYSGLGSSL
- a CDS encoding photosystem II reaction center protein L — protein: MLQKNPNPNRMPVELNRTSLYLGLLLISVLGLLFSSYFFN
- a CDS encoding cytochrome b559 subunit beta, producing the protein MTSRNPNEPVSYPIFTVRWLAVHLLAVPTVFFIGAITAMQFIQR
- the psbE gene encoding cytochrome b559 subunit alpha translates to MAGSTGERPFSDIITSVRYWVIHSITIPMLFIAGWLFVSTGLAYDIFGTPRPDEYFTETRQELPIITDRYNAIKQIEEFTK
- a CDS encoding photosynthesis system II assembly factor Ycf48 yields the protein MRLIRTVVVSIVVCYLCLGCASIPSLEKNPWKLIQLDTDATFADLAFTDDGKRGWLVGTKAALFETRDGGETWQKKIVVLEDEKVDFTGVSFCGQEGWITGVPSMLLHTKDGGDNWERIPLSDQLPGGPYDIIALGEGTAEMVTNLGAIYKTTDGGKTWKALVEAAVGVARNINRSADGKYVAVSSRGNFYSTWEPGQKQWTPHQRTSSRRLQNMGFFEDGRMWLIARGGQIQLTSTPNPEDWGEAITPEKGAGWGFLDLATHDGEIWLAGGSGDLLVSRDGGKTWQKDTEVESIPSNFYKILFFPDDKGFVLGERGVLLKYETEKSA